The Polyangium aurulentum genomic interval GCGCTCCTCCTCGGCGCGCTCGTGGTGCTCGGGATCGCGCTCGTCCGGCTGCACGCCGCGTTGCTCGGCCAGCACGTCGCGCTCCTGACCGCAGCGCTGCCGTTCGTGGGCCTCGCCCTGGGCGGCATCATCGCCTCGGCGGTCCCGGGCCTCGGGCGCGCTCCGCGGCGCCTCGGGCAGGTCGCGCACGTCACCGCGTTCGCAGCGGGCGCAGCGGCGCTCTCGGTGATCGGCAGCGTGCGGGTCAAGCCCGTCGACACGCTCGATCGGGCCGCGCTGATCCAGCTCGGGCTCTCCATCGGACTGTCGCTCCTGCCGTTCACGATCGGAGGCGTCGCGATCGCGGGAGCGTTCGGCGCGGCGCGCGGGCGCTTCGCGGGTGCGTTCGGCTTCTGGGCGCTCGGGGGCGCGGCGGCGGGCGTGATGATCGCGGGCTTCACGATGCGCTTCGGGCCGCCGCGGCTCGGGCTCGGCGTGGCCGTCGTGGTGAGCCTCGCGGCGCTCTCGTTTGCGCTCGCGTCGCGTCGCGTGCACGACGAGCCCCCGGCGAGCGCCGGGATCGTGGCCACGTTCGTGCTCGGGACGATGGTGCTCCTCGCGGGCGAGATCGGCGCGCCTTACCTCAAGCTCGGTGGCCTGCGCTGGTCGTCGCTCGATCGCGTCGAGCACCAGGAGTGGACCGACCGAGGCCTGTTCACCGTCGACAAGCCGCAAGCGAACAACGCGTGGCTGCGGGCGGATGGCACGTTCGGAACGCAGATCGTCGAAGGCAAGCAGCTCCCGCCGCTCGTGCCCGAGGAGATGCCGTATCTCCTGCACAAGGAGCAGGGGCCTGTGCTCGTGGTCGGCGCGGGCGGCGGCCGTGAGATCCGTCATGCGCTTCGGCAGGGCCAGAAGGACGTGCATGCGGTCGAGGCCGAGCTCGCGATCGCGGGCGAGGTGATGCGCAACCGATCGCGCGCCTTCAGCGGCGACGTCTACGACAAACCCGAGGTGCACGTCGCGTTCGAGGGGCTTCGCAGCTACGTGCGCCGCACGCCGCTCAGGTTCCGGAACGTCGTCTTGCCGTACGCGGACACGGGCAACGCGCTGGGCGCGGGCGCGCTCGCGGTGACGCCGAGCCCGCTCTTCACGGTGGAGGCGTTCACCGACGTGCTGTCGATCCTCGTGCCCGAGGGGACGATGATGGTGACGCGGCCGGAGGCGGAGACGGATCGGCTGCTCGCGCTCACGGCGGCGGCGCTCGGCAAGGTGGGCGTGAAGGACCCCGCGGCGCACCTGTTCGGGTGCTCGAAGGACAAGCTCGTCTCGCTCCTGATCAAGCGCTCGCCGCTCGACAAGGAGGAGCTGAAGACGCTCGACGGCCACTGCAAGCGGTATCGGTTCGCGCTTATCGTGGCGCCCGACGTGCCGAAGGCGGGCGCGCGGCGGGATCTCGCGCACGGCGCCGATCCGCTCGGGGTGGGCGCTGCGCTGGGCGTCGATCTGCGTCCGCCGACGGACGATCGGCCGTTCTGGTTCTCGACGATCGCGCCGAAGCAGCTCGTCTCGACGGTGCGCAACGTGGGCGCGTTGAAGGAGAGCCAGCGGGCGGTGTTCGCGCTCCTCGCGGTGCTCGCGCTGGCGGTCGTGCTGAAGCTGCTCGCGTTCGTGTTGCCGCCGCTCTTTGCGTGGCGGCACATCGAGGGGGCGCGCGGCTCGGCGCTGCGGGCGGCGATGGCGCTCGCGGGTGTGGGTGCAGGCGCGGTCCTGATCGGGCGGACGTTCATCGAGCGTGTCGCGCCGGTGATCGGGCGGAACGATCTCGCGACGGCGGTCGTGCCGACGCTCCTGTTCCTTGCGCTGGGCGTGGGCTTCTGGCTCGGCGGGCGGCCTGCGGATCGGGGTGCGCAGGGGGCTGCGTTCCGGTGGGCGCTCGCGCTGCTCTTCGTGCTCGCGCCGTTGCTCATGGGGCTCGAGGCGGTGTTCGGGGCGGCGCTCGGCTTGACGCTCGGGGCGCGGCTCGGGGTGACGGCGGCGGTGCTCATGCCGATGGGGATCGGTCTTGGCGCGGTGCTCGGGCTCGTCACGCGCATCGCGGGCTCGCGGGGGCCGGCGGCGCTCGCGTGGGCGTTCGGGCTGGGTGGCGCGGCGGCTGCTGGCGCGCTCGTCGTCGGGATTTTCGCGTCGATGTTGCTCGGCTACAGCGCGGCCGTACTGGCGGGCGGGCTGGCGGTTCTGTTTGGGGCAGCGATGATCCCGCAGGCGAGGGAGGTGGCGCCGCCGCCCGCGCCCGTGCGAGCAGCAGTGCCGTCCGCGCCCGAGATCGAGGTCGAGGCGCCGCGTGACGAGCGTGAGACCTTGCCGGAGATCGAGCTGGGCCTCGCGGACCGCGAGGATATTGACGGTTCGAGCGCGCCGCGTTGAGCGAGGGCGGCCGGGTGTGTCGCCCTGAAAAACGCATTTCTTTTTGCGCTTTGCAAGGGGGACGGCGTGACTTTGTGGGGGCGGGGGGCTAGGTTTTCCCTCGGAAGCCGCCGGCGGCTCGGGGGGGACGCCGCTGCTTCCGCGAGCGAGGACCGCGAAAGCGTGACCTCGCTCGTTTTGCTTTTGTGCGTCAGGCGTTTGGCAGGGCGCGCGGGTCGGTCAGCCGATGGCGTCGGGGGTGTTGGCGGTCGCGGCCAGGATGAGCCAGCGGTCGAGGGTCGCGGCGTCGGTGCAGGCGAGGATGCGGGCGCGCAGGGCGTCGGAGATGGGCAGGCCGCGGGCAGCGAGGACCTGGAGGATGGATCGGGCGCAGGTGCGAATCTCGGCCCGGGCCTCGCCACGGGCCTCTGCGCGGGTTGCGACCCAGCCATCTGTGTAACGGGACGCCTCGGTCTCCGAGAAGATGGCGGCGACGGGAATCGCCTCCAGGCCGTGCTTGTCCAGGATGGCGGGCAAGGGCAGGCTCGCGCCGAGGCGGTAAACGACGGAGCTGCCTGCCTGGCTGAAGACCTCGACCTCCTGTCGGACGGGATGCGCAATCCAGACGAGGGGCCAGTCGTGCTCGACGTAGAGCCTGACCTTCTCCTCGACATAGCGCTTCGACTGCGTGCCGCGGACCTCGACCGCGAGGACGGGTTTGCCCCGATAGACGTCGTCTTTTGGCTCCTCGAGGTCGGAGACGACCACCACGTCCGGAGCGCGGAGCGACGAGCCCTGCTCGTCCGTGAGATCGCAGTAGACGTCGGTCATGACCGTCATGCCTTCCCGCGCGTGCGTGCGGAAGAGCGCCGCGAGGAGGGCCATGGTGATGGCGTGGATGTCCTTGCTTCCCATCTGTTCCACGAGCTCCCCGCGGTGCAGCTCCCAGGGGCTCCCGTCGTAGCAGTCGGCGGGTGTTCCAAGGCGGCGGCCGTTCGGTCCGAAGTCCCGAAGCTCGATCGGACCGGTGTCCCGAGGAGGGCGGTTCCCGACAGGATTCATGGGCAGAGAATACCACGGGCGACGGCGTTCGGGCATAGGGCACGGAGGCGGACAGGCACCGCGCTGTCCCTATACGGCGCACGAGCGACGAGGCGCAACAAAAAAGCGTCCTGTAAAACCCTCCCACGGATGTCGGTTTTACCTCGCCAAACCCTCCTCCGAGGATTCGCTCCAGCCCCTCCCGCTCCCGCCTCCCGCCGCGTGCCCAGCCCCGGCGTCGTCGTCCCTCCGTTCGGCCACGACGTAGCTCCTGGACGACGGGGACGGGGTCCGGGGGCCCCTCACGGCCACCCTCTGCCATAGCAGAAAATACAGGAGGGGCCCGAACGCTTTTTGGAGCGTCGTCGCAGCCGAATCTCCTTGCGCGATCCTTATTTCGTGCTCCTCGGCGACGCGGGCCGCGGGCGCTGGCCGAGTGTCGGATCGCCGGTTATGCTCGGGTCCGTCATGTCGTCGTCGATCCCTCCGGATGGCCGCGAAGTGCTGCGGCGCGCCCTCGCGGATTTGTTACCCGTGGCCGACGCCCTCGAGGCGCGCGCTTTGCGCGATGCAGCAGAGGCGTGTATCGTGGTCCTCGAATCCCCTGGGCGTCTCGATAAGAGAACCCTGGCGCCCCTGCTCAAGCTCACCCACGAGCAGGCCGCCGAGGTCTTTCGTCAGGGCGCGCGCGAGTCCACGGGCGCCTTCCGCCGCAAGCTCGAGCGCAGCGTCGCCCGCGCCGAGGCCGAGGCCCGGAGCGTCCAGCGCGTCCTGTCCGAGGGTGACCCCGAAGCCCCGAGCTGACCCACGATGCGCGCACCCCGGCGCCTGGCCGCGATCGCCGCCCTCGCGCTGCCCTTTGCCTGCGCCGCGAGCGACCCGCCGCAGCGCCCCGCCCCGGCCGAGGCCCCCTCGGCCATCGCCTCCGGCCTGGCCCCACCTGGGCCCGCCCCACGCCCGCGACCGGCATGCCCCGAGACGCTCGCCGGCTCGGGCGCCTGGCCCCGGCCCGAGGACTTCACGAAGGTCGTCCCCTCGAAGCCCGGCGCGCTCGGCCACCTCGAGCAGCGCTGGAGCGGCCGCCCCGCGCGCTTGCGCTTCCTGGGCGCGCACCTCTTCGATCTGCTGGGGAAGCTACGCCACGAGGGCGGGGGAGGGGACGCGGAGCGGCGTCGGGTGGCCTGCGCGGCGCTCGACGCGGTGGCGAGGGCAGGGGCGCCCGTCGTGCGCCTCTGGGGGTTCCTCAAGGCTACGGGCTCGCCTGACGAGGTCGGGGCGGCCGCCGACATGCTCGCGCTCCTGCTCGACGAGAACGCCCGGCGCGAGCGCCCACTGCGCTTCGTGGTGACGCTCGTGAACCACCAGGCCGGCTACGGCGCGCCGGACCCCTCGCGCTCGCTCGACGACCAGGACCCGAAGAGCCCCTGGCACGCGCGACAGCTCTATCTGGGCGGAGGCTGGAAAGCGCGGGGGGGCGGGTCGCTCGCCGAGCGCATCGAGGCTTTCGCGGCCCGGCCCGAGATCGCGGAGAGCAAGGAGATCATCGGCTGGGAGCTCGTGAACGAGCTGGACACGTTCCGCTCGGTCGCGTCGGGCGCGCTCGCGGGGGTCGAGGCCGAGGCGCTGCGGCGGGAGTTTTTGATCCCGGCGCTCGGGGTTCTCTCGGCGCGCTTTCCGCAGCCCGTGCTCGTGGGCGATCTGCGCGGGCATGCGGCGAGCTACATCGAATTCGCGCGGAGCCTGCTTGCGGCCCTGCCGGCCGAGGCGCGCGGGCGCCTCGTCTGGACGGGGCACGTCTATGCGCCGAAGGTCGCCTCCGCGAAGGATCCGGCGCTCGGGCGCGCCACGTGGAAGCTCGACAAGGATCTCGCGATAGCGGCGGAGCACGGGCTTCCATTCTTGCTCGGCGAGATCGGCCAGCACGTGCCGGGGGGCGCCGCGCGGTTTTGCGGGGGCGGGGCGGCGCACGATTTACCGCAGCTCTTCGGGGCCGTGCTCGAGGGCCGGCCCGCGATCGAGGCGGCCTTGTTCTGGGGCGAAGGGCTGTGCAGGCTCGAGATCCCGGGGTCCGAGGGGGCGTGGGTCTCGATCGGCGCGGGCGGTGATTCGGCGGATATCGGGCCGGAGGAGGTCGCGGCGAGGGAAGCCTTGCGGGGGGAGCGGGGCAAGGCGCGGTTTTTGGCCGATTGAGGGAGGTTCCCTCGCCGTCCGCCTCGGGGTAGCATCGGCGCCCGCCATGCACCTGCACCTCATCGCGCCATCGAACGAGGACTCGACCTACATCAAGCCCCTCTGGGCCGCGACGCTCGCCGCGCACACGCCGCCCGACGTGGAGCTGACGTTCCGCGACGACGGTCTCGATCCGATCGACCTCGACAAAGAGAGCGACGCGCCCGATCTGGTGGGCATCAGCGTCAACTCGAAGACCGCCGCGCGCGCTTACGCGATTGCCGACGCCTATCGCAAGCGCGGAAGCAAGGTGGTGCTCGGGGGCATCCACGTGACGGCGTTGCCCGAGGAGGGTCTCGAGCACGCCGACGCCGTGGTCTCGGGCGAGGCCGAATGGATCTGGCAAAAGGTCATCGAGGACGCGAAGGCCGGCAAGCTCGGCCGGGGCAAGAGCCTGATGAACCGCTCGATCTACAAGCACGAGGGCTGGCCCGAGCTGGTGAACATGCCGATGCCGAAGCGCGATCTCATCAAATCGATCCGCTACGTGCCCTTCGACGTGGTGCAGACGACGCGCGGCTGTCCATTCCCGTGTGAATTCTGCAGCGTCTCCACCTACAACGGCACGACGTTCCGCTTCCGCCCGGTGCGCGAGGTCGTGGCCGAGCTGGAGACGCTCGGCAACAAGATCCTCTTCGGTGACGACAACGTCATGATTCACACGAAATACAGCCACGAGCTCTTCGAGGCGATGGTGCCATTGAAGAAGCACTGGGTGGCGCAGGCGTCGCTCGCGGCGCTGCACAAGGTGGAGAACGTCGAGGTGATGGCGCGGGCGGGGTGCAAGGCGCTCTTCATCGGCTTCGAGTCGGTGGACGACGAGGCCGTTCGCGGGGCGGGCAAGAAGCAGAACAAGCCGCGCAAGTACCAGGACATCGTGCGCATGCTGGCCGATCACGGCATTGCGGTGTGGGGCAGCTTCATCTTCGGCCTCGACGAGGACGGCCCGGGCGCGTTCGACAGGACGGTCGAGTTCTGCATCGAATCGAAGATCACGATGGCGCTCTTCGCATTGCTGACGCCGTACCCGGGGACGCAGCTCTACAAGCGCTTGAAGGCGGAAAACCGATTGAGCAAGGACAAGTGGTGGCTCGAGGAGGACCACCACGCGGACGCGCCCTTCTACAAGCCGGCGAGGCTGTCGCCCAAGGAGCTGAAGGACGGCTGGGTGAAGGCGTGGCGGCAGATGTACTCGTACGGGTCGATCGCGAAGAGGTACGATTTCGGGCTGGATCATTCGTGGATCCAGAACCTCGCCTACTGGCCGATCAACCTGATGATGCACGAGCTGGCCGAGCGGAAGATCGCGAACGGGGACAGGGCCTGGAGGAAGCACAGGGCGCTGGATTTGCCGTTCGGGCTCTGAGCCAGGCGGGGCGCGCGTGACGCGGATCAACTGGCTGCATCTGTCGGATTTGCAGATGAGAGCGGGCGGATCGCGGCTCCTCGAGGCCGAGGTTCGTGAGGAGCTCGAGCGGGATCTGCGCGCCCTGCACGCGGAGGCTGGGCCTTGGGACTTCGTGGCCATCACGGGGGATGTGACCGCGTCCGGCTTGCCGAAGGAGTTCGCCGTCGTGGATACGTTCCTCGAATGGCTGCGCGGCTTCCTCGGCGGGCTCGGGTCGAATCCGGTCGTGCTCGCGGTTCCGGGAAACCACGACGCTCTCTCTCCGAGAGTCGATACATTCAAATTGATTTGGCGCAACCCGGAATTCCGCAACGCGTATCGTGCGTCCCGCGGTGACTCCATGCCCGAGATCCGAAGGGCGGTCGCCACGGCATTCCATTCGTTCGGGTCCTGGTATCGCTCGCACGCGCCGCCGCTGCTGCACTTGACACACGTGCGGCCGAAGATCCCCGGTGATCTCGCGTATGTCGTAGAGAAAGAGGGGCGGCGCCTCGGCGTGCTCGGACTGAACTCCGCCTATGCGCAGCTCGGGCCCGGAGACTGGCTCGGGCAGCTCGATGTCGATGCCCGATTCGCGCGGGAGGCGCTGGAGGCCCTCGCCGAACAGGACGAGCCTTGGCTCCTCCTCACGCACCACCCGCCGGCGTGGCTGCTCGAGGACACGCGACAGGAACTCGCGGCTCTTTTATCGAAGCGCACCGCGCTGCACCTGTGCGGCCAGGCCTTTCCGAGCTGGCTCGATGCGGATGCAGAGATCGGGACGCCGACGATCCAGGCGCTCAGGCTCGGATACATGTCGACGGGGACGCTTCATGCCGGGTATTGCGCGGGCTCCGCCGACTTCGAAACCGGGCAGTTTCGCATCTGGCCGAGGCGCTTCGTCCCGTCGGCCGCGGGCAAGCTCGTGGCTACGCCCGACCAGGAGCGCTTCGATCTGAGCCCCGACGGCTCGCTGGCTTTGCCTTGGGGTACGCAGAAAGCCCAGCGTAAAGCTCCGAGGATGGCAACGCCGCAGGCAGCACCATTGAAAGCCCCCGGCATCACCCAGCGCCGCGCCCTCGGCGCGGGTCGTGAGCCGGCCATATGGCTCGCCTGGTCCCCAGATGGGGCGCGCCTCGCTTCGGGGCACGCCCGTGGCGCCGTCGCGGTCTGGGACGTCGCGACCGGCGACCTCGCATGGTCGCGTACTGACCATGAAGATGACGTGCAAGACGTGGCCTTCTCGCACGACGGGAGCCTCCTCGCGTCGGTTTCGCTCGATCGCCTGTTCGTATGGTATGCCGATCGCGGCGACGCGCCCTTGCGCCTCGAGCGCACGCTGCGGGGGGGCTTCGCTTTTGCGTGGCGACCTGGGCGTCGCATCCTCGCTTTTCGAGGCATCGACGCGATCGTCCGGCTCTGGGAGCCGACGATGCCTGCGGACGCCGTGTCGAGCCTATTCGGCAAGGTGAAGCAAGCACAGGCGCTCGCGTGGTCGCCGGATGGTACCCTCCTCGCGACGGTGTCGATGCGCGACGGTGGCATCGAGATCTGGAATGGTGATACGCACGACCTCGAGCGCCGCATCGGGGGAAAGACGCGCGCGCCGCTGGATCTCTCCTGGACGCCCGACGGCACGGGGCTCGCTGCGGCGTACGGGGATGGAAGCGTCAGGGTCTGGGACATCGCGAGTGGAATCGTCGCGACCCTCGCTGCACACACCGACGCGGTGACGAGCCTATCCTTCTCGCATGATGGCCGGCTCCTCGCCACGAAATCGCACGACGGCACGGTCAAGCTCTGGCGTTCGGACACGTGGGACGTCGTCACCACGATCGACGAGTACAGCTCGCGCGAGTTCTACGGCGGCCTCGCATTCTCCCCGACCACGCCAATGCTCGCCACCCTCGGAAGCTGGAACATCCGCATCTGGGACATCGACACCGACGCCCTACTTGCCGCCGCCCCGAAACAGCGCACCGTCCATTCCACGCGAGCCAAGGTCGTCCTCGTCGGCGAGGGCAACGCCGGCAAATCCTGCCTCGCCATGCGCCTCTCGGAAGACCGCTATGCCGAGCTCGGCGCCACCCACGGCATGCGCTTCTGGTCGATCCCCGCGAGCCGCCTCGACCCCGAAGCCACCCCGCCCGAAGGCGAGGAGCGCGAGATCACCCTCTGGGACCTCGGCGGCCAGAGCGAATACCGCCTCATTCACCAGCTCTTCCTCGGAGACACCACGACGGCCCTCATGCTCATGGAGCCCCGCCGCGGCGGGGCCGCGCTCGACGAAATCGAAGGCTGGCTCAAGCGCTTCGAGTCCAAGCGTGCCCATCACCCTGCCCAGAAAATCCTCGTCGGCACCAAGCTCGACGACGAGCACGCCCCCGCCGACCGCGCCGCCATCGAGCAGTTCGTCCGCAAAAATGGGTTCGCTGCGTATGTGCCCACGAGCGCCAAGACCGGGCGCGGGCTCGACGAGGTGAAGCGAGCCATTGTCCGTAGTATCGATTGGGGCGCCCTCGCCAAGACCAGCCAGCCCGAGCTCTTCCTCCGCATCCGCCACACCATCGAGGCCCAGATCGCTGCCCGCCGCGTGGTTTTACCATTCGCCGAGCTCGAGGGAACCCTCCGCCAGGAAGACCCGGGCGCCTACGACCCCGAAGCCGTCCGCGCGGTCGTCCGGCAACTCGCGCTCCAGGGTGTCCTCGCCGATACGCGCCTCGCCGACGGCACCCGCGCGCTCGTCCTCCAGGTCGAGCAAATCGAGCGCTACGCGAGCTCCCTCATCGTGATGGCCCGCGACAACCCCCGCGGCATCGCGGCCATCGACGTCGCCCGCCTCGTCTCGCCCGCGCTCGAATTGCCGCGCATGCGCCCCGAGGAGCGCCTCCGCCGCGACCAGGAGCTCATCGTGCTCGATTGCGTGGTCGAGCTGCTCCTCGAGCACGGCATCTGCATCCGCCACGAAGGGCTGCTCGTCTTCCCCAACCTCTTCCAGCCCACCGAGCACGATCCGGCATTCCCCCACGCCGTCGCGCTCTATTACGAGTTCTCCGGCGCCGTCGACAACATCTACGCCTCGCTCGTCACCTCGCTCGCGATGAGCCGCCATTTCGGCCCCATGCGCCTGTGGGAGGACCGCGCCGAGTTCTCGCGGCCCGGCGGGGGCACGGTGGGCGCGCGCAGATCGCAGCGAGGCGAACCGGGCGCGCGCGGCGTCGCGCGGCTCGACGTCTACTTCGCCGAGGGCACCCCCGAGCCCACGCGCGAGCTCTTCGTGGGGTTCGTCGAGGAACATCTCCGCGAGCACGGCGTGGAGATCCTCGAATCGCTCGCCATGACCTGCGCGTGCGGCTTCGAGATGCCGGAGAAAGCCGTGCGCGGGCGGATCGAGAAAGGGCTCGCCGACATCGCCTGCCCCATGTGCGAGGCGCGGCATCCATTGCCGTTCGGCGCCGCCGAGGCGCGCGAGCGCAGCCCCGATCTCGCCCGCCGCGTGCGGGCCATGAAGACGACCATCGAGGACCAGCGCCGCCGCACCGTGGTGGAGACCAAGGTCAGCATGAACCAGCTCCAGCGCGCGCAGGAGGAGGGCAAAGGCGCGCCGGTGCCGCCCATCCGCATTCTGCACCTCTCCGACCTGCACGTGCGCGAGGACGCCGACCCCATGGCGCTCCTCCAGCCCCTCGCCGCCGATCTCGAGGACCGGATCGACGGGCTCGGGATCGATCGGCTCGACGTGCTCGTCGTCTCCGGCGACGTGACCAACCGCGCCGCGCCGGCCGAATTCGAGAAAGCACGCGAGCTCGTCTCCGGCATCATCGCGCGCTTCGGCCTCACGGCCGAGCAATGCGTCCTGGTCCCGGGCAACCACGATCTCGACTGGAACGAGCCCGTCTACCGCACCGTGAAGAAGCGGAGCGTGGACGAGAAGTCGCTCCTGCCAGGCAAATACAAGCCGCAGGGCGATCTCTACGAGATCCGCGACGACGCGCTCTACCCGAACCGCTTCCGCAATTTCTCTCAGTATTTCTATCACCCTCTCGTGCAGGAGCCCTATCCGCTGGCGCCGGAGGGGCAATGCATCCCGCTGCTCTACGCCGATCTCGGCTTGCAGTTCCTCGCGCTCAACTCGGCCTGGGAGATCGACGAATACTTCCCCGACCGCTCCGGCGCGCACCCCGGCGCGCTGGCCCGCGGCCTCGCGGCGGCGGATCTTCAGATCAGGCGCGCAAGGGAGGAGGGGAGGCTCGCCGCGCGCGCGCCCGTGCTGCGCATCGCGACGTGGCACCACCCCGTGACCGGCAATGAAAAAATGGCGGACGACGCCTTCGTCGAGAACCTCCGCAAGGCCGATGTCCGCCTGTGCTTGCACGGCCACGTGCACGAGGATCGCGCGGATCTGCTCGGCTACCTGCACCCGACGCGCGGCGTGCACGTCGCGGGCGCCGGCTCGTTCGGCGCCCCCGCGCGCGAGCGACCCGAATCGATCCCGCGGCTTTACAACGTGATCGAGATCGAGCGCGATCTATCGCGGATCCAGGTGCACACCCGCTGCTTGAAGAAGCAGACCGGCGCCTGGGAGGGCTGGGCCGTGTGGCCGGGCGCGCGGCGCGGAGAGAAGCGATCGTATTACGAGGTGGCGCTGGGTTCGTGACCCGGGAAACGGTCCGCGCGCCCCAGCCCCCACCGCTTTCCTGGTCCCGAGCGCCCCGCACCGGCGTCCTCCCTTTTGCTCTGGCAGGCGTGCGCGTAATCTGTCCGGATGCGGAAGGTGCCTGGGGAGCTCATCGCGGCTCTCTCGTCGAGATACGCCGTCGAGCGCGAGATCGGTCGCGGCGGAATGGCCACGGTGTATGCCGCGGAGGACCGCAAGCACAAGCGTCGCGTGGCGATCAAGGTCTTCCACGCCGAGGTCGACGACGCCGCGGACGCCGAGCGGTTCATGCGCGAGATCGAGGTCGTCGCCAATCTCAGCCACCCGCACATCTTGCCCCTGTACGACTCCGGCGAGGCCGAGCAGTTTCTCTATTACGTGATGCCCCTCGTCGAGGCTGGCTCGCTGCGCGCGCTGCTCGATCGCGAGCGCGCCCTCCCGCTGGAAGACGCCACGCGCATCGCGCGGGAGGTCGCCAGCGCGCTCTCGTACGCGCACGGGCGGGGCGTGATCCACCGCGACATCAAGCCCGAGAACATCCTGCTCTCGAGCGGCCACGCGCTCGTCTCCGATTTCGGGATCGCGCTCGTCAATGCGATCGCCGGTCAGCGGATCACGCAGACCGGCCACGTGCTCGGCACGCCGATGTACATGAGCTTCGAGCAGGTGATGGGCGATCGCGAGATCGATGGCCGGAGCGACATCTATTCGCTCGGCTGCGTGGTGTTCGAGATGCTCGCCGGCGTCCCGCCTTTTTCGGGGGCCAACGTGCAAGAGACCCTGGCCAAGCGCTTCATGGACGACGCCCCGTCGCTCCGGAAGGTCCATCCCTCCACGCCCGCGAACGTCGACGTGGCGGTCACGCGCGCGCTCGCCCGATCCGCGGCAGATCGATTCTCCACGGTGTCCGAGTTCGTCGACGCGCTCGGCTCGACGGACATCGCGCTCCGCGGTTTGCGCGCGAGGCAGGATCGAAAGAAGTCCATCGCGGTCTTGCCCTTCGACTACCTGGGCTCGAACCCGGACGATTCTTTCTGGAGCGACGGGCTCATGGAGGAGGTCGTCGCTGGTCTGTCGAAGCTGCAGGGGCTGCGGGTGATATCGCGGACGTCGTCGGCGCTGGCCAAGCGAGCGGGGATGGACGTGCG includes:
- a CDS encoding metallophosphoesterase — translated: MTRINWLHLSDLQMRAGGSRLLEAEVREELERDLRALHAEAGPWDFVAITGDVTASGLPKEFAVVDTFLEWLRGFLGGLGSNPVVLAVPGNHDALSPRVDTFKLIWRNPEFRNAYRASRGDSMPEIRRAVATAFHSFGSWYRSHAPPLLHLTHVRPKIPGDLAYVVEKEGRRLGVLGLNSAYAQLGPGDWLGQLDVDARFAREALEALAEQDEPWLLLTHHPPAWLLEDTRQELAALLSKRTALHLCGQAFPSWLDADAEIGTPTIQALRLGYMSTGTLHAGYCAGSADFETGQFRIWPRRFVPSAAGKLVATPDQERFDLSPDGSLALPWGTQKAQRKAPRMATPQAAPLKAPGITQRRALGAGREPAIWLAWSPDGARLASGHARGAVAVWDVATGDLAWSRTDHEDDVQDVAFSHDGSLLASVSLDRLFVWYADRGDAPLRLERTLRGGFAFAWRPGRRILAFRGIDAIVRLWEPTMPADAVSSLFGKVKQAQALAWSPDGTLLATVSMRDGGIEIWNGDTHDLERRIGGKTRAPLDLSWTPDGTGLAAAYGDGSVRVWDIASGIVATLAAHTDAVTSLSFSHDGRLLATKSHDGTVKLWRSDTWDVVTTIDEYSSREFYGGLAFSPTTPMLATLGSWNIRIWDIDTDALLAAAPKQRTVHSTRAKVVLVGEGNAGKSCLAMRLSEDRYAELGATHGMRFWSIPASRLDPEATPPEGEEREITLWDLGGQSEYRLIHQLFLGDTTTALMLMEPRRGGAALDEIEGWLKRFESKRAHHPAQKILVGTKLDDEHAPADRAAIEQFVRKNGFAAYVPTSAKTGRGLDEVKRAIVRSIDWGALAKTSQPELFLRIRHTIEAQIAARRVVLPFAELEGTLRQEDPGAYDPEAVRAVVRQLALQGVLADTRLADGTRALVLQVEQIERYASSLIVMARDNPRGIAAIDVARLVSPALELPRMRPEERLRRDQELIVLDCVVELLLEHGICIRHEGLLVFPNLFQPTEHDPAFPHAVALYYEFSGAVDNIYASLVTSLAMSRHFGPMRLWEDRAEFSRPGGGTVGARRSQRGEPGARGVARLDVYFAEGTPEPTRELFVGFVEEHLREHGVEILESLAMTCACGFEMPEKAVRGRIEKGLADIACPMCEARHPLPFGAAEARERSPDLARRVRAMKTTIEDQRRRTVVETKVSMNQLQRAQEEGKGAPVPPIRILHLSDLHVREDADPMALLQPLAADLEDRIDGLGIDRLDVLVVSGDVTNRAAPAEFEKARELVSGIIARFGLTAEQCVLVPGNHDLDWNEPVYRTVKKRSVDEKSLLPGKYKPQGDLYEIRDDALYPNRFRNFSQYFYHPLVQEPYPLAPEGQCIPLLYADLGLQFLALNSAWEIDEYFPDRSGAHPGALARGLAAADLQIRRAREEGRLAARAPVLRIATWHHPVTGNEKMADDAFVENLRKADVRLCLHGHVHEDRADLLGYLHPTRGVHVAGAGSFGAPARERPESIPRLYNVIEIERDLSRIQVHTRCLKKQTGAWEGWAVWPGARRGEKRSYYEVALGS
- a CDS encoding Uma2 family endonuclease; the encoded protein is MNPVGNRPPRDTGPIELRDFGPNGRRLGTPADCYDGSPWELHRGELVEQMGSKDIHAITMALLAALFRTHAREGMTVMTDVYCDLTDEQGSSLRAPDVVVVSDLEEPKDDVYRGKPVLAVEVRGTQSKRYVEEKVRLYVEHDWPLVWIAHPVRQEVEVFSQAGSSVVYRLGASLPLPAILDKHGLEAIPVAAIFSETEASRYTDGWVATRAEARGEARAEIRTCARSILQVLAARGLPISDALRARILACTDAATLDRWLILAATANTPDAIG
- a CDS encoding B12-binding domain-containing radical SAM protein; its protein translation is MHLHLIAPSNEDSTYIKPLWAATLAAHTPPDVELTFRDDGLDPIDLDKESDAPDLVGISVNSKTAARAYAIADAYRKRGSKVVLGGIHVTALPEEGLEHADAVVSGEAEWIWQKVIEDAKAGKLGRGKSLMNRSIYKHEGWPELVNMPMPKRDLIKSIRYVPFDVVQTTRGCPFPCEFCSVSTYNGTTFRFRPVREVVAELETLGNKILFGDDNVMIHTKYSHELFEAMVPLKKHWVAQASLAALHKVENVEVMARAGCKALFIGFESVDDEAVRGAGKKQNKPRKYQDIVRMLADHGIAVWGSFIFGLDEDGPGAFDRTVEFCIESKITMALFALLTPYPGTQLYKRLKAENRLSKDKWWLEEDHHADAPFYKPARLSPKELKDGWVKAWRQMYSYGSIAKRYDFGLDHSWIQNLAYWPINLMMHELAERKIANGDRAWRKHRALDLPFGL